The following proteins are encoded in a genomic region of Deltaproteobacteria bacterium:
- a CDS encoding response regulator transcription factor: MAGSDSIDRTSPAPAYGATLATGETVVFDQTGPAGAAETATPPDRTATILKFRALERGGNSNKAKRSVDVEKDEMGVKFFHVVGIDSEEPNDPVSVQQAGDFERKDLSFLENGHGFTVTGLDSVQRQGWVMTQSRKTSHRNSFRAELLIKIYRVRVAGFPSGGQVAMVSLLNPGLVPLDEEGAPVFQQGGLAQVIRTRLNAGLGMGTTNSVVITIGNRAYAGDPIRPSVAFRMRETEIPSIGEIHRDRFHTTSDPRYKAVAATFYEKLLLEYRRRQALDEVVEGVPVAIKYYTSTGEGTRLMTFIPGTLPGMRSLVILDERDTGRQTTLETPIFSERVVEILPSGIMIVSHNDVDLHRSDFIERLLRDTEVRFRQTTNRRLAEQEEALQPTQDRATLLGLNDTEKRALAGAFKAAQETEQPKGTYKIYEIDRRRLSPEILPREVRGRLVLGALTHSFDPLTPKELKSLTENERTIVNLLLAGHTFEEVRRLRNTTDHNLRYWFDSAQRKLVSLRGNGDEDNWTNFYRDFVRLEHTGIPDMDESRFATVLQRMEGRSNPYLRRIVEAQQEGAQPVDVPNSFEEPARATVKNSITNARIVAREEAVRVVLPIAEVEQALVRAEILGTLQRADALDFLTPAEQRVVEAIENGATNQPEIGEVLGISRLTAKAHIDSIRRKQAGRKGEDTREEVIRKARRWWLTGSFLVNDDKTLERQIALLPPQWQAAIRAFLTTDNLSEATRKLRKEGDTSVQMTGYQTRLNQAVTALRLQTANSVPRARSYIPEAFRISNSSVGPEELDLPYPPEVWPLFVGQLPPETGAGLIATFGETGPTSRADVLRLLPTTDQPFPDFGLNGTPLDRLARDVGALLVSRGMEMTLVTAEVTQAAALLTTNNGTTARPLDVESGKRTLETGRRDLARDARIIPIR; the protein is encoded by the coding sequence ATGGCTGGCTCTGATTCCATTGATAGAACCTCCCCGGCGCCGGCCTATGGCGCGACCTTGGCCACCGGGGAGACGGTTGTTTTTGATCAGACCGGTCCCGCAGGAGCTGCCGAGACGGCAACTCCTCCTGATCGTACAGCAACGATCCTCAAATTTCGGGCCCTTGAACGAGGGGGCAACTCCAATAAGGCCAAACGATCCGTTGACGTCGAAAAAGACGAGATGGGGGTCAAATTCTTCCATGTCGTCGGGATTGATTCGGAAGAGCCCAATGATCCAGTCTCTGTCCAACAGGCCGGGGATTTTGAACGAAAAGACCTCTCCTTTCTTGAAAACGGCCACGGTTTCACCGTAACCGGGCTCGATTCGGTTCAGAGACAGGGCTGGGTCATGACGCAATCTCGGAAAACCTCTCACCGCAACTCCTTTCGAGCGGAACTGCTGATCAAAATCTACCGTGTCAGGGTTGCCGGCTTCCCTTCCGGGGGACAGGTCGCGATGGTCAGTCTCCTGAACCCGGGGCTCGTCCCTCTGGATGAAGAGGGGGCCCCCGTTTTTCAACAGGGGGGGCTGGCGCAGGTCATACGAACTCGCCTGAATGCAGGGCTGGGGATGGGAACCACCAACAGCGTTGTTATCACCATCGGCAACCGGGCTTATGCGGGTGACCCGATCCGTCCCTCCGTTGCCTTCCGGATGAGGGAGACTGAAATCCCTTCTATCGGCGAGATCCACCGGGACAGGTTCCACACCACCAGTGACCCCAGATACAAGGCGGTTGCCGCCACATTTTATGAAAAACTCCTTTTGGAATACCGACGCCGTCAGGCACTAGACGAGGTTGTCGAAGGCGTGCCTGTGGCGATTAAATATTACACCAGTACCGGGGAAGGGACGCGCCTGATGACCTTCATCCCCGGCACCCTCCCCGGTATGAGGAGTCTGGTCATTCTTGATGAAAGAGACACGGGAAGGCAGACAACACTTGAAACTCCCATTTTCAGCGAACGTGTCGTCGAAATCCTCCCCTCGGGAATCATGATCGTCAGCCACAATGATGTGGATCTCCACCGGTCTGACTTTATCGAAAGACTCCTTAGAGATACCGAAGTGAGATTCCGTCAAACAACGAACCGGAGACTGGCTGAACAGGAAGAGGCGCTACAACCCACTCAGGATCGTGCCACCCTGCTGGGTCTGAACGACACTGAAAAAAGGGCATTGGCCGGTGCCTTCAAGGCCGCTCAAGAAACCGAACAACCGAAAGGAACCTACAAAATCTATGAAATCGATCGAAGACGGCTTTCACCTGAGATCCTCCCGAGGGAAGTCAGGGGTCGTCTGGTTCTCGGCGCCTTGACACACAGTTTTGATCCGCTCACACCAAAAGAGTTGAAAAGTTTAACCGAGAATGAACGGACTATTGTTAACCTCCTCCTCGCAGGCCACACCTTTGAAGAGGTCCGTCGTCTGAGAAACACCACGGATCACAATCTCCGATACTGGTTCGACAGCGCGCAACGCAAACTGGTTTCACTGAGAGGAAATGGTGATGAAGACAATTGGACTAACTTTTACAGGGACTTTGTCCGGTTGGAACACACAGGCATCCCCGATATGGATGAGAGTCGATTTGCCACCGTTTTGCAAAGAATGGAGGGACGAAGCAATCCCTACCTAAGGCGAATTGTTGAGGCTCAGCAAGAAGGGGCCCAACCGGTCGACGTCCCCAACTCCTTCGAAGAGCCGGCACGGGCAACGGTTAAAAACTCAATCACCAATGCACGGATTGTCGCCAGAGAAGAGGCGGTCAGGGTGGTGCTTCCCATTGCGGAGGTAGAACAGGCATTGGTCCGGGCCGAAATTTTGGGAACCCTTCAAAGAGCCGATGCCCTTGATTTTCTGACACCGGCGGAACAGCGAGTCGTAGAAGCGATTGAAAACGGGGCGACCAACCAGCCGGAGATCGGCGAGGTCTTGGGCATTTCAAGACTCACAGCGAAGGCTCACATCGACAGCATCCGCCGCAAACAGGCCGGGAGAAAAGGGGAAGATACGCGAGAAGAAGTCATTCGGAAGGCACGGCGCTGGTGGCTCACCGGTTCCTTTCTTGTTAACGATGATAAAACTCTGGAACGCCAGATTGCCCTTCTTCCTCCTCAGTGGCAGGCGGCGATCCGCGCCTTCTTGACCACTGACAATCTCTCCGAGGCGACACGCAAACTTCGAAAAGAAGGAGACACCTCCGTCCAGATGACCGGTTACCAAACCCGTCTGAATCAAGCGGTCACCGCACTGCGTTTACAGACCGCCAACTCTGTCCCTCGGGCAAGGAGTTATATTCCTGAAGCCTTTAGGATTTCAAACAGCTCCGTCGGCCCTGAGGAACTCGACCTCCCCTACCCTCCGGAGGTCTGGCCCCTTTTTGTCGGTCAACTCCCCCCGGAAACAGGGGCTGGCCTCATTGCCACCTTTGGCGAAACGGGACCGACTTCACGAGCCGATGTTCTGAGACTTCTCCCAACAACCGATCAACCCTTCCCTGATTTTGGCCTGAACGGCACCCCCCTCGACAGGCTGGCCCGCGATGTCGGGGCATTGCTGGTCAGCCGGGGGATGGAAATGACTCTCGTCACCGCAGAGGTTACACAGGCCGCCGCCCTTCTCACCACTAACAACGGAACAACAGCCAGGCCACTCGATGTTGAATCGGGAAAAAGAACCTTGGAAACCGGAAGACGAGACCTTGCGAGGGACGCTCGCATCATCCCGATCCGATGA
- a CDS encoding succinylglutamate desuccinylase/aspartoacylase family protein, which translates to MPDFQYFDGVPPVFADDSLDHFAVLKRLGETTLIRVQGKDSSRAVFVSTLQHGNEDSGWRVLRDFLKRPPKDYPWDLYFMIGNVPAALWGNRYERRVVPPEGEDMNRCWDVAETTPLKKTAGAILRFLKTKNLIASLDIHNTTGVNPPFVVVTEEDPDRIQIASHLSGVGIFSPLTGCLTTAMGKFCLAFTMECGQRMLESSKKAAEQALQTFLKIFAKGPRPAVEKKPVKIYKDLIRVLIPKGFPIGVEGAKENETPGPRDFLIPKGLDLYNFRKLPAGTVVGRLRSPEVSFPFLMKEDGSEKDVASDYFYQEGVTIKSKVPFTPVMMSLSERAIHIDCFFYLGEDSKTVS; encoded by the coding sequence ATGCCTGATTTTCAATACTTTGACGGCGTGCCGCCGGTTTTTGCCGACGACTCTCTTGACCACTTTGCCGTTTTGAAGAGGCTGGGAGAGACGACCTTGATCCGGGTCCAGGGGAAGGATTCGTCCCGGGCCGTCTTTGTCTCGACCCTTCAACATGGCAATGAGGACAGCGGCTGGAGGGTTTTGCGGGATTTTTTGAAGAGGCCGCCGAAAGATTACCCCTGGGACCTCTATTTTATGATTGGCAATGTCCCGGCCGCCCTTTGGGGGAATCGGTATGAACGACGCGTGGTCCCGCCGGAGGGTGAGGATATGAACCGTTGCTGGGATGTCGCAGAGACCACGCCGCTCAAGAAGACGGCGGGTGCCATCCTCCGATTTTTAAAGACCAAGAACCTGATTGCCAGCCTCGATATCCACAATACCACGGGGGTGAATCCCCCTTTTGTCGTTGTGACGGAGGAGGATCCGGACCGGATCCAGATCGCCTCTCACCTCTCGGGTGTCGGGATCTTTAGCCCCCTGACCGGCTGTCTCACCACCGCGATGGGGAAGTTTTGCCTCGCTTTCACGATGGAGTGCGGCCAGCGAATGCTGGAGTCTTCGAAAAAGGCGGCGGAGCAGGCGCTTCAGACATTTCTCAAGATCTTTGCCAAAGGGCCACGGCCGGCTGTGGAGAAAAAGCCGGTCAAGATTTACAAGGACTTGATCCGGGTCCTGATTCCCAAAGGCTTCCCGATCGGCGTCGAGGGGGCGAAAGAAAATGAAACGCCGGGTCCGCGGGATTTTCTGATCCCGAAGGGGTTGGATCTTTACAATTTCAGAAAATTGCCGGCCGGGACGGTGGTGGGGAGACTCCGTTCACCGGAAGTCTCGTTTCCCTTCCTCATGAAAGAAGACGGGAGTGAAAAGGACGTCGCCTCAGACTACTTTTACCAAGAAGGGGTTACCATCAAAAGCAAGGTTCCTTTCACGCCGGTCATGATGTCGCTCTCCGAACGGGCGATCCACATCGATTGCTTCTTTTATCTGGGGGAAGATTCCAAGACGGTTTCTTAA
- a CDS encoding alkaline phosphatase family protein, translating into MKRLFLSLAILLFWPVLVPAADKTIIVIVSLDGFGANRLSPELNQKVLRHYAQKDSRSFFQAPDLPFLRNLSQSPGVLYKRNGIAPVFPSITNTNHASLLTGKQPRDHRLVGNYFAEPVPGRGYKMVSFQASERKEFYEEIHPPEVILQNFNVGTVFWPSTSGPRTHDPRFSIPEIFLPDQVAPPFRSQQSLFFYHSSFSLEEYAQLLHGQSVVGPEASEVLCTERSLRPLILPLLSQIDSEKFYPQFIETVSRVKQNCPAVSPLPPRVALRFFLDLFNLRKGIESVERMIREGDKDHSLLFLHLITTDTAQHENRGVGFSFEMADRMLEKLNEVLDKTRNGNPLALILTADHGVAFMEKEIFLEKFLIESGMIAFNEKKGVGYLFDKTWDVAKKDRYYSFESPAYWSGVSGMHYSLRLKKPEEAANIVRLIRNGSFPGQKQLGDCYYWEKPARLDSQARQARLVAMSEKPVPEEVRSALPNPFTFETAPHIFCVPKDSHTFFAQAKKGMNGEWIEKTARGKGWHGYFADEKSPELRALFLTTFQGDDTFWKTCLKKGFSSVQTTREVVKKIEKEILSRCLESPGSPPAGVSR; encoded by the coding sequence GTGAAAAGATTATTTCTTTCTCTAGCGATCCTTCTTTTCTGGCCCGTCCTGGTTCCGGCCGCTGACAAAACCATTATCGTCATCGTGAGTCTGGACGGTTTCGGGGCGAACCGGCTTTCCCCTGAGCTGAATCAAAAAGTCCTGCGCCACTATGCACAAAAGGACTCCCGCTCTTTTTTTCAAGCGCCGGACCTTCCCTTTTTAAGAAACCTTTCTCAATCGCCGGGGGTACTCTACAAAAGAAATGGCATCGCCCCGGTCTTTCCCTCCATCACCAACACGAATCATGCGAGTCTCCTGACCGGCAAACAGCCGCGCGACCACCGGCTGGTCGGAAACTATTTTGCCGAACCGGTTCCGGGGCGCGGTTACAAGATGGTTTCGTTTCAGGCCAGCGAGCGAAAGGAATTTTACGAGGAGATCCACCCTCCCGAAGTGATTCTGCAAAATTTTAACGTCGGGACCGTCTTTTGGCCCTCCACCTCCGGCCCCCGAACCCACGACCCCCGCTTCTCGATCCCAGAAATTTTCCTGCCGGATCAGGTGGCCCCCCCTTTCCGAAGTCAACAATCTTTGTTCTTCTATCACTCCTCCTTTTCCCTGGAGGAATACGCCCAACTCCTGCACGGCCAAAGCGTCGTCGGTCCAGAAGCAAGCGAGGTCCTCTGCACCGAAAGAAGCCTCCGCCCCTTGATCCTCCCGCTTTTATCGCAAATCGACTCCGAAAAATTCTACCCGCAGTTCATCGAAACGGTCTCCCGCGTAAAACAAAACTGCCCCGCCGTCTCTCCTCTCCCCCCGCGGGTCGCCCTCCGTTTTTTTCTGGATCTCTTCAACTTAAGAAAAGGGATCGAATCGGTCGAACGGATGATCCGCGAAGGGGACAAGGATCATTCCCTCCTTTTTCTCCACCTGATCACGACCGACACCGCCCAGCATGAAAACCGGGGGGTTGGTTTCAGCTTTGAAATGGCCGACAGGATGCTGGAGAAACTGAACGAGGTCCTGGATAAAACCCGAAACGGGAATCCCCTCGCACTCATTTTGACGGCCGACCATGGTGTTGCTTTTATGGAAAAGGAGATTTTTCTGGAAAAGTTTCTGATCGAATCCGGCATGATTGCCTTTAACGAGAAAAAGGGGGTCGGGTACCTTTTCGACAAGACCTGGGATGTTGCCAAGAAGGACCGTTACTACTCTTTCGAAAGCCCCGCCTATTGGAGCGGTGTGAGCGGGATGCACTACTCCCTTCGACTGAAGAAACCGGAAGAGGCTGCGAACATTGTTCGTTTGATCAGAAACGGTTCTTTTCCCGGCCAAAAACAGTTGGGGGATTGTTACTATTGGGAAAAACCGGCCCGCCTTGACTCGCAGGCGAGGCAGGCCCGCCTTGTGGCAATGTCTGAAAAACCGGTGCCGGAGGAGGTCCGGTCAGCCCTCCCCAACCCCTTTACCTTTGAGACCGCCCCCCATATTTTTTGCGTCCCCAAGGACAGCCACACCTTTTTTGCCCAGGCTAAAAAGGGGATGAACGGGGAATGGATCGAAAAAACTGCCCGCGGCAAAGGATGGCACGGCTACTTTGCGGATGAAAAATCGCCGGAATTGCGGGCCCTTTTTCTCACCACCTTCCAGGGGGATGATACTTTCTGGAAAACCTGCCTAAAAAAGGGGTTCTCTTCCGTTCAAACGACGCGCGAGGTGGTGAAAAAAATCGAAAAAGAAATTTTATCTAGATGTCTTGAGTCACCCGGTAGCCCCCCTGCCGGAGTTTCCCGATAA